One Pseudopipra pipra isolate bDixPip1 chromosome 26, bDixPip1.hap1, whole genome shotgun sequence DNA window includes the following coding sequences:
- the ITGA2B gene encoding integrin alpha-IIb isoform X2 gives MRLLRVLLLLGGLRLPPTLGLLQEPPTEYTGPPGSYFGFALDFLMTEGRPSVAVGAPRANTSQPGVAQPGAVFLCSWPPDETPCRPLPIDTAGDETETQGTLEFHTYKSHQWLGASVTGWDGKLVVGAAGGGWFGHPWVVTAGWAPTLCHPPAQACAPLQHWNAVDGPDEAFRTPTGTCFVATPGLRRVVWYSPCRDQSMASTYRQNNYEHDKRYCEIGFSAAVTPDGTLVLGAPGGYYFTGLLYSVEVNTILSRFHGTSLLWLGTPGRPTVPVSLEYEDGYRGYSVAVGEFDGDLRTKEYVVGVPNKRDTRGEVEIFTAGNTLRRLRGIDSEQVASYFGHTVAVADVNGDGRDDLLVGAPLYMARRPDGQRSELGRLYLYLGGGHQLLPRPPQTLTGTHPYGRFAAAIASLGDLDKDGFGDVAVGAPQGGDDGRGQVFIFRGQSEGLEPVPTQRLDSPFPGPAAFGFALRGGTDLDGNGYPDLLVGAYGAAKVAVYRGQPVVVAHTQLSVPDGLNPEILDCVLPDSGIRVSCFHVVFCVSVTGQHIPSAIHLEAELQLDRLKPRLSRRVLLLQGHQSSWREELVVTPGTRPQCRNLTAYLRDEAEFKDKLSPVALSVALALPGEAPGLVLYGNTLVQAQTHIVLEDCGEDNLCIPDLHLAADTPSQCLLIGAEAALRLRAHASNAGEGAFEAELRVQLPPGTHYQAARSTIPGQEKLSCNPKKENGTHVVLCELGNPMKAGARITVDMELSVSGLEDMGDAITFQLQLRSKNSPSSTNASVTVTVPVEAQAEMELRGNSLPDTTVLPTSWQGVEGSRRLEDHGIKVEHVYELHNKGPSTVSGVSLRLAVPHQLGGHILLYLLELGTEGGMNCTHHPDLNPAQLEIARPTGAAPGNGTRQRERREAEEPPGLGLGEPVPVDCDNATCVDITCHVPSLGKDQRALVSVHALLWMDTMQQREHLLSQFLIQSQAWFSTSAMPYRVQPSFLPAGNATAVTRVVRASPGGKGAVPVWGVVLGVLAGLLLLTLLSLFMWKMGFFKRTRPPTEGDTQEPSQAQEPGGAQG, from the exons ATGAGGCTGCTAcgggtgctgctgctcctcggGGGGCTGCGCCTGCCCCCCAccctggggcttctccaggaaCCCCCCACCGAGTACACGGGACCCCCCGGCAGCTATTTCGGCTTCGCCCTGGATTTCCTCATGACAGAGGGCAG GCCCAGCGTGGCCGTGGGGGCCCCCCGTGCCAACACCTCCCAGCCCGGCGTGGCTCAGCCCGGCGCCgtcttcctctgctcctggcccccCGACGAGACCCCCTGCCGCCCCCTCCCCATCGACACCGCGG GGGACGAGACCGAGACCCAGGGCACCCTGGAATTCCACACCTACAAGTCGCACCAGTGGCTGGGCGCGTCCGTCACCGGCTGGGACGGCAAACTGGTGGTGGGTGCAGCCGGCGGGGGGTGGTTTGGGCACCCGTGGGTGGTGACGGCGGGGTGGGCACCCACCCTGtgccatccccctgcccaggcctGCGCCCCGCTGCAGCACTGGAACGCGGTGGACGGGCCGGACGAGGCGTTCCGGACCCCGACGGGCACCTGCTTCGTGGCGACCCCGGGGCTGCGGCGCGTGGTCTGGTACTCGCCCTGCCGGGACCAGTCGATGGCCAGCACCTACCGCCAGAACAACTACG AGCACGACAAGCGCTACTGCGAGATCGGCTTCAGCGCCGCCGTCACCCCG GACGGCACGCTGGTGCTGGGTGCCCCCGGCGGGTATTACTTCACGG GGCTCCTGTACTCCGTGGAGGTGAACACCATCCTCAGCCGCTTCCACGGCACGTCCCTGCTCTGGCTGGGGACCCCGGGGCGCCCCACGGTGCCCGTGTCCCTGGAATACGAGGACGGGTACCGGG ggtACTCGGTGGCTGTGGGCGAGTTCGATGGCGACCTCAGAACCAAAG AGTACGTTGTGGGGGTCCCCAACAAGAGAGACACGAGGGGTGAG gtggagaTCTTCACTGCGGGGAACACCCTGCGCCGGCTGCGGGGCATCGACAGCGAGCAG GTGGCATCGTACTTCGGGCACACGGTGGCCGTGGCCGACGTCAATGGGGACGG GCGGGACGACCTGTTGGTGGGTGCCCCCCTGTACATGGCCCGGCGCCCCGACGGGCAGCGCAGCGAACTGGGGCGGCTCTACCTCTACCTGGGCGGGGGGCACCAGCtcctcccccggcccccccagACCCTGACGGGCACCCACCCCTACGGCCGCTTCGCCGCCGCCATCGCCAGCCTGGGGGACCTGGACAAGGACGGCTTCGGCG acGTGGCCGTGGGTGCCCCGCAGGGGGGTGACGATGGCAGAGGGCAGGTCTTCATCTTCCGCGGGCAGAGTGAGGGGCTGGAGCCGGTGCCCACCCAGCGCCTCGACAGCCCCttccccggccccgccgccttCGGCTTCGCCCTGCGAGGGGGCACCGACCTGGACGGCAACGGCTACCCGG ATCTGCTGGTCGGGGCTTACGGGGCGGCCAAGGTGGCCGTGTACCG gggaCAGCCCGTGGTGGTGGCCCACACCCAGCTGAGTGTCCCCGATGGGCTGAACCCCGAGATCCTGGACTGTGTCCTGCCCGACTCCGGTATCCGTGTCAGCTG CTTCCacgtggtgttttgtgtcagCGTGACGGGCCAGCACATCCCCTCGGCCATCC ACCTGgaggctgagctgcagctggaccGGCTGaagccccggctgtcccggagggtcctgctcctgcagggacaccAGTCGTCCTGGCGAGAGGAGCTGGTGGTGACACCGGGGACACGCCCCCAGTGCCGCAACCTCACCGCCTACCTGCGG GACGAAGCCGAGTTCAAGGACAAGCTGAGCCCGGTGGCCCTGAGCGtggccctggcactgcccggGGAGGCCCCGGGGCTGGTGCTCTATGGGAACACCCTGGTGCAGGCACAG ACCCACATCGTCCTGGAGGACTGTGGCGAGGACAATCTCTGCATCCCTGACCTCCACCTGGCTGCTGACAC ccccagccagtgCCTGCTGATCGGGGCGGAGGCCGCGCTGCGCCTGCGTGCCCACGCCTCCAACGCGGGCGAAGGCGCCTTCGAGGCCGAGCTGAGGGTGCAGCTGCCCCCTGGCACCCACTACCAGGCAGCCCGGAGCACCATCCCG GGGCAGGAGAAGCTGAGCTGCAACCCCAAGAAGGAGAACGGGACCCACGTGGTGCTCTGCGAGCTGGGCAACCCCATGAAAGCAGGGGCCCGG ATCACTGTGGACATGGAGCTGAGCGTGTCCGGGCTGGAGGACATGGGGGATGCCATCAccttccagctccagctgcgGAG CaagaacagccccagctccacgAACGCGTCGGTGACAGTGACAGTGCCCGTGGAGGCTCAGGCAGAGATGGAGCTGCGAGG CAACTCCCTGCCAGACACGACGGTGCTGCCCACGagctggcagggggtggagggCAGCCGGCGGCTCGAGGACCACGGCATCAAGGTGGAGCACGTTTATGAG CTCCACAACAAGGGTCCCAGCACCGTCAGCGGGGTCTCCCTGCGCCTCGCTGTCCCCCACCAGCTGGGCGGCCACATCCTTCTCtacctgctggagctgggcaccGAGGGGGGCATGAACTGTACCCACCACCCCGACCTCAACCCCGCCCAG CTGGAGATCGCCCGTCCCACGGGAGCAGCGCCCGGGAACGGCACCCGCCAGCGGGAGCGCCGGGAGGCGGAGgagcccccggggctggggctgggggagcctgTCCCCGTG GACTGTGACAATGCCACGTGCGTGGACATCACCTGCCACGTGCCCAGCCTGGGCAAGGACCAGCGGGCACTGGTCAGTGTCCACGCCCTGCTCTGGATGGACACCATGCAGCAG CGGGAGCACCTCCTGTCGCAGTTCCTCATCCAGTCCCAGGCGTGGTTCAGCACCTCGGCCATGCCCTACCGGGTCCAGCCCAGCTTCCTGCCCGCCGGCAACGCCACG GCTGTCACCCGGGTGGTTCGTGCCAGCCCCGGGGGCAAGGGGGCCGTGCCGGTGTGGGGGGTGGTGCTGGGGGTCCTGGCcgggctcctgctcctcaccctCCTCAGCCTCTTCATGTGGAAG ATGGGTTTCTTCAAGAGGACACGGCCGCCCACCGAGGGGGACACACAGGAGCCCAGCCAGGCCCAGGAGCCCGGGGGTGCCCAGGGCTAG